A window from Pedosphaera parvula Ellin514 encodes these proteins:
- a CDS encoding RHS repeat-associated core domain-containing protein: MKSIKLAAIGGLIFLCAILFYIPHRALGQLTISTPTFPTSNTIQLTLSGTQTNLLYNIQYTPALVSVPFSTIATGAQGQTVFNFTMGSSNANFFRAFGMTNASGPLIVSTPAFSPGGGAYSMPQNVIISCSTPLVSIYYTTNGATPTTSDIYIPSGGTVFLSSIVTLKAKAFRSGYVDSGVASATYQINSPPLVSAGPQQIITSASTTLQGYVTDDGLPTGHTLTKTWSKVSGPGTVTFGNASQTNTTATFGADGVYVLQLVGGDSQYNVTNNVTIAVNPTVSVSLNTPADGSIYTVPTNFTLSATAACGSGSVTQVAFYANSTLIGTSTTPPYLFDWKSVSAGTLALTAVAYTTDPANTGLASSPVTVTVNWPTNVGQVTFASTELQVPAAGLPITINRLYDTRFATNGSFGYNGKLDYEQVNIQTSGPLSTGWLGKRSGLTYYVADTAQHVVTVSLSPSEQYSFIPQIIFVLSGTSTINASQVPTCYNAYKVKLAFIPVGQGQLTVSGPSPSRVGMDDGLSGWTVPLTVTRYDSFGFPTSNYEPAFSDFTFTAPDGTKYNFDGNGNLSQHTDRNGNYLQYGYGGIVHSSGKQVLFDRDPTSGNVTAIYDPNSQDGFGGITGPAAVTYGYDALGNLTNVSRLVDRVATNYNTTAYAYTNASFSNNVTAITDPRGIVASRYEYDASGRLTKQYDAFGHFTIFSYDTVTHRQVVVDRLGNTTVQNFTASGLLASLQDAAGGVTAYAYDQQGRKIAQTNALGQVTTYSYDSNDNVTGVTTPIGSSSSATYNSFGEPLVAIDDLGNGTTNVYDVNGNLLLVTNALNIVTAYGYDSQGNTITETNALGLPEQVLVTNAYDQFGNLTNTTTLNVQLSVLNSVGYTYDANGNKLTQTTTRTASGSTQTILMQWNYDAANRITATVDTLNNTNFTVYNGIGKQAQTVDALNHTNLLYYDANGLLTNATYADGLSETIAYDAEQRIVASTDLCGRATTYTYDAVGHLIQTTYPDGSYVASSYDLAGQFKYSTMTTPSAGMLPSTTITTAKYGYDSAGRRIAMTNALYQVTRFAYDANGNQTNIVDALNHTNSLVYDALNRQSAMIYSDGTRESYGFDGLARKTAVTNQAGIVTLFGFDALGHLTAVTNNFGGAAQAVTKYVYDEVGNLVQQIDALNHTNLFDYDNLGRRTKQTLPGNQISLFSYDAVGNLIRETNFNGVVITNQYDALNRLTNKSSAGGYKITFAYSPTGQRTNMVDASGTNSYTYDSRGRLLTKITPQGTLTYTYDGYGNLATIQSSTAGGTLLSYGYDILNRLTNVVDRFTNSTVYNFDVVGNLQTVQLPNKVTNSYTYDTLNRLTNLTAKSSGGTVASFAYKLALAGNRTNLTEALNGVNRTNSWSYDARFRLTNETITASAAPTGTISSKYDSAGNRTNRTSSVAGVGSQTFNFNANDQISTDVYDSNGNTRTNGANVFFYDAENRLTNATVGGTNITVIYDGDGNRVRKIIGTTTNFYLVDDFNPTGYAQVLEEKTGTNLTRIYTYGLTLISQRDTVTRFFGYDGNGNTRYLTDTSAAISDTYVYDAYGVLVANSGTSTNFYRYSGEQFDPNLGLYYLRARYMNPDTGRFWTRDSFEGNPEDPKSLHRYTYGEGDPIDNRDPSGHDIGGVLTAINISGMLAAMSSPVTTRASAIVGGSGSVGTSRPLTQGEITLAQSMFGGKIDYTKVNIYHKKQNPLHPKETLITPDGNIYSNPKGNTYSTDYSAAALPNLSLIVTSELFIHEMTHVWQFQTGVHVMASALYRKYEYDYSKLGTIKFTEYGVEQQATIVEDYFLLKNGYTKNDKNGKPVQMPSLQTYQTVTSPYFP, from the coding sequence CAATGCGAACTTTTTTCGGGCTTTTGGGATGACGAATGCCTCCGGCCCGCTGATCGTCAGCACCCCAGCTTTCAGTCCGGGTGGGGGTGCATACTCGATGCCGCAAAATGTGATTATTTCCTGCTCAACGCCTCTCGTTTCGATTTATTATACAACAAACGGCGCAACGCCGACGACCAGCGACATTTACATTCCCTCCGGCGGTACGGTGTTTCTCAGTTCCATAGTCACCCTGAAGGCCAAGGCTTTTCGTTCCGGCTACGTGGACAGCGGCGTTGCCAGCGCGACTTACCAGATCAACTCTCCCCCGCTTGTCAGCGCGGGGCCGCAGCAGATCATCACCAGCGCAAGCACCACCCTTCAAGGATACGTCACTGACGACGGCCTGCCGACCGGCCACACTCTAACCAAGACTTGGAGCAAGGTGAGCGGACCAGGCACCGTGACGTTTGGAAACGCCAGCCAGACAAACACGACGGCGACTTTCGGGGCCGATGGCGTTTATGTGCTCCAACTGGTTGGCGGCGACAGCCAGTACAACGTGACCAATAATGTCACGATTGCCGTCAACCCCACAGTATCCGTTTCTCTTAACACCCCGGCGGACGGTTCCATTTACACCGTCCCGACCAACTTCACCCTGTCCGCCACCGCCGCTTGCGGCAGCGGCTCTGTGACCCAGGTGGCGTTTTATGCGAATAGCACTTTGATTGGAACGAGCACGACCCCGCCGTACCTTTTCGACTGGAAAAGCGTTTCGGCTGGAACACTGGCTTTGACGGCGGTGGCCTACACGACCGACCCGGCCAATACCGGGTTGGCCTCATCGCCGGTGACAGTGACGGTGAACTGGCCGACCAATGTGGGGCAGGTTACGTTTGCCTCGACTGAATTGCAGGTTCCAGCGGCAGGGCTGCCCATCACGATCAACCGTCTTTACGACACGCGCTTTGCCACCAACGGCTCCTTCGGTTACAATGGGAAATTGGATTACGAGCAGGTCAACATCCAAACATCAGGCCCGTTGTCCACCGGCTGGCTGGGGAAGCGCAGCGGGTTGACGTATTACGTCGCAGACACCGCGCAGCATGTTGTCACGGTAAGTCTTAGCCCCAGCGAACAATATTCATTTATTCCGCAAATTATTTTCGTCCTGAGCGGAACCAGCACCATAAACGCCTCCCAGGTGCCGACCTGCTACAATGCCTACAAGGTCAAGCTGGCTTTCATCCCCGTTGGGCAGGGGCAGTTGACGGTGTCCGGGCCTTCGCCCAGCAGGGTTGGCATGGATGACGGCTTGTCCGGCTGGACGGTGCCTCTCACCGTGACCCGATATGATAGTTTCGGTTTTCCCACCAGCAACTACGAACCCGCCTTCTCGGATTTCACGTTCACCGCACCCGATGGCACGAAATACAATTTTGATGGCAACGGCAATCTCAGCCAGCACACCGACCGCAATGGTAATTACCTGCAATACGGGTATGGCGGAATCGTTCATTCCAGCGGGAAGCAGGTTTTGTTTGATCGCGACCCGACCAGCGGCAATGTCACGGCGATTTACGACCCCAACTCGCAGGATGGTTTCGGGGGCATCACCGGCCCCGCTGCGGTGACGTATGGGTATGACGCGCTCGGCAACCTAACCAACGTAAGCCGGTTGGTGGATCGCGTGGCGACCAATTACAATACCACCGCGTATGCCTACACGAACGCAAGTTTTTCAAACAATGTTACGGCCATCACCGACCCGCGCGGCATTGTCGCTTCCCGCTATGAATATGACGCGAGCGGACGGTTGACCAAGCAGTATGACGCATTCGGGCACTTTACCATTTTCAGCTACGATACGGTCACTCATCGTCAGGTTGTGGTTGACCGGCTGGGCAACACGACGGTGCAAAATTTTACTGCTTCCGGCCTGCTCGCCAGCTTGCAGGACGCGGCAGGTGGAGTGACTGCTTACGCTTACGACCAACAGGGGCGCAAAATCGCGCAAACCAATGCCCTTGGACAGGTCACCACCTACAGCTACGACAGCAACGATAACGTGACGGGCGTCACCACCCCCATCGGTAGTTCTTCCAGCGCTACATATAATAGCTTTGGTGAGCCGCTGGTGGCCATTGACGATCTTGGCAACGGCACCACCAATGTGTATGACGTCAATGGCAATTTGTTGCTGGTGACGAATGCGCTGAATATCGTGACGGCTTACGGCTATGACAGCCAGGGCAATACGATCACCGAGACCAACGCGCTCGGTTTGCCCGAACAAGTACTCGTTACCAACGCGTATGACCAATTTGGCAACCTCACCAACACCACAACGCTCAACGTGCAGCTTTCCGTTCTTAACTCGGTCGGCTACACGTATGATGCCAATGGCAACAAGCTGACGCAAACCACGACCCGAACGGCTTCCGGGAGCACGCAAACTATATTGATGCAGTGGAATTACGACGCCGCCAATCGCATAACGGCTACGGTGGATACGCTGAACAACACCAACTTCACCGTTTATAATGGCATCGGAAAGCAAGCGCAAACCGTGGACGCCCTTAATCACACCAATCTGCTTTATTACGATGCCAACGGCTTATTGACAAACGCCACCTATGCGGATGGCCTGTCTGAAACCATCGCCTACGATGCCGAGCAACGCATAGTAGCCAGCACGGATCTCTGTGGGCGAGCGACTACCTACACTTATGACGCGGTTGGTCACCTCATACAGACCACTTATCCCGACGGCAGCTATGTTGCCAGTAGCTATGACTTGGCAGGTCAATTCAAATATTCCACGATGACCACACCATCAGCAGGAATGTTACCGTCAACGACGATCACCACCGCCAAATATGGTTACGATTCGGCAGGGCGGCGGATTGCAATGACTAATGCCCTCTATCAAGTGACGCGCTTTGCGTATGATGCGAATGGGAACCAGACCAATATCGTTGACGCTCTGAACCACACCAATTCGCTGGTGTATGACGCGCTCAACCGTCAAAGCGCGATGATCTATTCCGATGGCACGAGGGAAAGCTATGGCTTTGACGGCCTTGCTCGAAAGACAGCCGTCACCAATCAGGCGGGCATCGTCACGCTGTTTGGCTTTGATGCTCTTGGACACCTGACAGCGGTAACCAACAATTTTGGCGGTGCGGCTCAGGCCGTCACCAAATATGTGTATGATGAAGTCGGCAATCTGGTCCAACAGATCGACGCGCTCAATCACACGAATTTGTTCGATTACGACAACCTGGGCAGGCGCACGAAACAAACTTTGCCTGGAAATCAGATTTCTTTATTCAGCTACGATGCCGTGGGTAATCTGATTCGGGAGACCAATTTCAACGGTGTGGTCATTACCAACCAATACGACGCTCTCAATCGCCTCACCAACAAATCATCTGCGGGCGGCTATAAAATAACCTTTGCCTATTCACCAACCGGGCAGCGCACGAACATGGTGGATGCCAGTGGCACGAACAGTTATACGTATGACAGCCGTGGACGCTTGCTGACCAAGATCACGCCGCAAGGAACGCTGACCTACACTTACGACGGCTACGGCAACTTGGCGACGATTCAATCCTCAACTGCTGGCGGCACGTTACTGTCGTATGGGTATGATATTTTGAACCGATTAACGAACGTCGTGGATCGCTTCACCAACTCGACGGTTTACAATTTCGACGTTGTTGGAAATTTGCAGACGGTTCAGTTGCCCAACAAAGTTACGAACAGCTACACGTACGACACGCTCAACCGGCTCACCAATCTTACTGCCAAATCAAGCGGCGGCACCGTGGCGAGTTTCGCTTACAAACTCGCCTTGGCTGGCAACCGCACGAATTTGACCGAGGCATTGAATGGCGTGAATCGCACCAATTCGTGGAGTTATGACGCGCGGTTTCGTTTGACCAACGAGACCATCACCGCGTCCGCCGCGCCCACCGGCACGATCAGCAGCAAGTATGACAGTGCTGGAAACCGGACGAACCGCACGAGCAGTGTTGCAGGAGTTGGAAGCCAAACTTTCAATTTCAACGCCAATGACCAAATCAGCACAGATGTCTATGACAGCAACGGAAACACACGAACCAACGGCGCAAATGTGTTCTTTTACGACGCCGAGAACCGGTTGACCAACGCCACGGTCGGGGGAACGAACATCACTGTCATTTATGATGGTGATGGCAACCGTGTCCGCAAAATCATCGGCACGACCACCAATTTTTATCTCGTGGACGACTTCAATCCGACCGGCTACGCCCAAGTGTTGGAGGAAAAGACGGGCACGAATCTGACTCGCATCTACACCTACGGCCTCACCCTTATCAGCCAGCGCGACACCGTGACCCGCTTCTTTGGTTACGACGGAAATGGCAACACCCGCTATCTCACCGACACAAGTGCCGCCATTTCCGATACGTATGTGTACGACGCCTATGGCGTCCTGGTTGCCAATTCAGGAACCAGCACAAACTTTTATCGTTATTCAGGTGAACAGTTTGACCCAAATCTGGGACTGTATTATTTGCGCGCCCGTTACATGAATCCTGATACAGGAAGATTCTGGACGCGGGATTCATTCGAGGGCAACCCGGAAGACCCGAAGTCGCTGCACCGCTACACCTACGGTGAAGGCGACCCTATCGATAACCGTGATCCAAGTGGGCACGATATTGGCGGTGTCCTGACTGCCATCAATATAAGCGGGATGTTGGCTGCAATGAGCTCTCCCGTAACGACGCGAGCAAGCGCAATCGTAGGTGGATCGGGTAGCGTGGGAACGTCACGGCCTCTTACTCAGGGAGAAATCACCCTTGCTCAATCGATGTTTGGCGGGAAAATTGATTACACGAAGGTGAATATCTATCACAAAAAGCAAAACCCACTCCATCCAAAGGAAACCTTGATAACGCCTGATGGAAATATCTACTCCAACCCGAAGGGAAACACCTACAGCACTGACTATTCTGCGGCGGCTCTTCCCAACCTCTCGCTTATAGTAACGAGCGAGTTGTTTATTCATGAAATGACACATGTCTGGCAATTTCAAACGGGTGTCCATGTGATGGCATCAGCGCTATACAGAAAATACGAGTACGATTACTCAAAATTAGGCACGATAAAGTTCACAGAATATGGGGTCGAGCAACAAGCAACCATTGTTGAAGATTATTTTCTTCTTAAAAATGGCTACACGAAAAACGACAAGAATGGCAAACCTGTGCAGATGCCTTCCCTTCAAACCTACCAGACAGTCACGTCGCCGTATTTCCCTTAA